A window of the Lepisosteus oculatus isolate fLepOcu1 chromosome 14, fLepOcu1.hap2, whole genome shotgun sequence genome harbors these coding sequences:
- the LOC138242803 gene encoding zona pellucida sperm-binding protein 3-like, giving the protein MRSFLFILCLCAGAGLPALISAGPAGWDSRELALQADLPALEDAAQSEDLNLADAPSEDLSASENDSRSLAPDFRRLPVSRDTYSPYFDKEKMKPEAGSRPLPAYIKSVLFPPQRGRQPARPPIGGTRGVAVWCDSSRMYVRVSRLLFGFSCRPSEVTLGNCSLSRTTRSYFYFIYGLHECGTERSVVQGRLVYSNTLRYAPPSSSAPVHRFIPFSVPVKCSYNRFHYSYKVGYVPTWARRRTFFKDLKNKHSFVLLTTNSRWVRLSPKDEYFLGQPMYFQATAYFATVEQRLYIHSCYVTEKPDQHSQPRFPVIDNLGCMVDSKADGCLSRFVPSKQKDVLRFTIDAFLFQKKLSRKHEVTELYMHCVMAVAPAKATPGTKSCTYNREAKRWEELYGDHEVCACCESRCAGSRNEDSWYLWTSSRVAVAPVEGPLDVGADWTEDEEGDPQSSSEDAESTREDVEGAEDFGDVGQWTGA; this is encoded by the exons ATGCGCTCGTTTCTCTTTATCCTGTGCCTGTGTGCTGGGGCTGGGCTTCCCGCATTGATCTCCGCcgggccggctggctgggactctcgggAATTAGCGCTCCAGGCCGACCTCCCGGCTCTCGAAGACGCAGCCCAGTCGGAGGACTTGAACCTGGCAGATGCGCCCTCCGAAGACCTGTCTGCAAGCGAGAACGACTCGCGGTCCTTGGCTCCTGACTTCCGCCGCCTTCCCGTATCCAGAGACACGTACTCGCCCTACTTcgacaaggagaagatgaagcccgaagccggcagccgccccttacccgcctacatcaagagcgtcctgtttcctccccagcgagggcggcagccggctcgcccgcccatcgggggcacccgaggagtggctgtgtggtgcgactccagcaggatgtacgtgagggtcagtcggctcctgttcggcttcagctgtcggccatcggaggtgaccttgggcaactgcagcctcagccgaaccacacgcagttacttctacttcatctacgGGCTTCACGAGTGCGGCACCGAGCGATCG gttgtccagggccgcctggtgtactccaacactctccgctatgccccgccctcctccagtgcacctgtgcatcgcttcattcccttctctgtgcctgtcaagtgctcctacaacag gttccactactcctacaaggttggctatgtccccacgtgggccaggagaaggaccttcttcaaggacctgaagaacaagcacagctttgtcctgctcaccaccaact cccgctgggtccggctctctcctaaggatgagtacttcctgggtcagcccatgtacttccaggccactgcctactttgccacagtggagcagaggctgtacatccactcgtgttacgtaacggagaaaccggaccagcactcccagccccgtttccccgtgatcgacaacttggg gtgcatggtggacagcaaggcagatggctgcctgtccaggtttgtcccctccaagcagaaggatgtgctccgcttcacgattgatgccttcctcttccaaaagaagctgtccaggaag catgaagtgactgagctgtacatgcactgtgtcatggctgtggctcctgctaaagcaacaccagggaccaagtcctgcacctacaacagggaggcgaagag gtgggaggagctgtatggtgaccatgaggtctgtgcctgctgtgagtccaggtgtgctggcagccggaatgaag ACTCCTGGTACCTGTGGACCAGTAGTcgggtggctgtggcaccagtagagggtcctctggatgtgggagctgactggactgaggatgaggagggagaccctcagagctccagtgaagatgctgagagcaccagggaggatgtggagggagcagaggactttggagatgttggccagtggacag gtgcctga